A part of Aricia agestis chromosome 13, ilAriAges1.1, whole genome shotgun sequence genomic DNA contains:
- the LOC121733102 gene encoding something about silencing protein 10, with protein MAEKIRIDSKFDMQGNYEPSDSENEYTATEKRLLEKVRKRKHQDSGSEDEMYAFSESDEDESDKNDMADSDVEGQEQSDDDLPDSKAWGKKKKSYYSTDYVDQDYGGFGDEEEDALMEEQEAKNIQKRLLEQLGEEDFALDFLNVKTQEVDEKDTVVKSDISQMSKRQKLQILEKESPEFLGLIDDFKSKLTVAKDDLHPVLELVKGGKFPNCSASKFVKTNYDLILNYCTNISFYLLLKSQKVNIHNHPVIKRLYQYRQMLKKMEPIYLEVIKPQIDKILHAVKNNLELQLILENKVEGHKHKLAKKIEKPPKKLKLFNSIKNDDGDDTGVSDDNEDDVEDDGLYLSNDVDKLSRDAEESEESGFSDNNDIENDMNKPSTSLQDVIPEDIGDKREITYQIAKNKGLTPHRKKDQRNPRVKHKLKYRKAKIRRKGAVREPRTEVTRYAGEASGIKANVKKGIKIK; from the exons ATGGCTGAGAAAATAag gATTGATTCCAAATTTGATATGCAGGGGAACTACGAACCTTCTGATTCGGAAAACGAGTATACAGCTACTGAGAAAAGGCTTCTAGAAAAAGTAAGAAAAAGAAAACACCAAGATTCTGGTAGTGAAGATGAAATGTATGCCTTTTCTGAGTCTGATGAAGATGAAAGTGATAAAAATGATATGGCTGACAGCGACGTTGAGGGCCAAGAACAATCTGATGATGATTTGCCAGATTCTAAAGCTTGGGGTAAGAAAAAGAAGTCATATTATTCTACTGACTACGTAGATCAAGACTATGGAGGCTTTGGGGATGAAGAAGAGGATGCCCTTATGGAAGAACAGGAggcaaaaaatatacaaaaaagatTACTGGAACAACTGGGCGAAGAAGACTTTGCATTAGATTTCCTAAATGTCAAAACTCAAGAAGTTGATGAAAAAGATACAGTGGTAAAAAGTGATATAAGTCAAATGTCTAAAAGGCAAAAACTGCAAATTTTGGAAAAGGAAAGCCCAGAATTTTTGGGTCTCATAGATGATTTTAAGTCCAAACTAACAGTCGCAAAAGATGATTTGCACCCCGTGTTGGAGCTGGTTAAAGGTGGAAAGTTTCCCAACTGTTCAGCCTCAAAGTTTGTCAAAACTAACTAtgatttaattcttaattattgtacaaatataAGTTTTTACCTCCTACTAAAAAGTCAAAAAGTTAATATTCATAATCATCCAGTAATTAAACGACTATACCAATACAGACAAATGTTGAAAAAAATGGAACCCATATATCTCGAAGTTATAAAGCCACAGATTGACAAAATTTTGCATGCCGTGAAGAATAATTTAGAACTACAGttaatattagaaaataaagTGGAAGGTCATAAACATAAGCTAGCTAAGAAAATTGAAAAGCCTCCTAAAAAGTTAAAACTGTTTAACTCTATTAAAAATGATGATGGGGATGATACGGGTGTATCTGATGATAATGAGGATGATGTTGAAGATGATGGACTATATCTTAGTAATGATGTCGACAAGTTATCACGTGATGCAGAAGAATCAGAGGAAAGTGGATTCTCTGATAACAATGACATTGAAAATGACATGAACAAACCATCAACGTCACTTCAGGATGTGATACCTGAAGATATAGGTGATAAAAGGGAGATTACCTACCAAATCGCTAAAAACAAAGGCTTAACACCTCATCGAAAGAAAGACCAGAGAAATCCAAGAGTCAAGCACAAGTTGAAGTACAGGAAGGCAAAGATAAGGCGAAAGGGCGCAGTGAGGGAACCACGTACTGAAGTAACACGATATGCGGGCGAAGCTTCTGGTATTAAGGCAAATGTCAAGAAGggcattaaaattaaataa
- the LOC121733101 gene encoding protein Notchless, giving the protein MDTDVELPSCIQARFISDLGEETGSPLDLPLNITKDQLTLICNALLKEEDKPFLFFVKDVEITSTLQDSLDISKLNSEEVVEIIYQQQAVFKVRPVTRCTSSIPGHAEAVISTSFSPSGKHLASGSGDTTVRFWDLSTQTPQHVCKGHSNWVLCISWSPDGLKLASACKQGRIIVWDPITGNQVGKVMMGHKQWVTALAWEPYLSNPECRKLASSSKDGDVRIWDTVMGITVLSLTGHTKAVTCVKWGGAGLIYTSSQDRTIKVWRASDGILCRTLEGHAHWVNTLALSTDYVLRTGPFHSILDRLDATTDKKVLQQRALERYEQTCPQGVERLVSGSDDFTLFLWIPNKEKRPLARMTGHQQLINDVRFSPDSRLIASASFDKSVKLWESSTGKFITTLRGHVQAVYMVAWSADSRLLLSSSADSTLKVWNMKTKKLELDLPGHADEVYAVDWSPDGNYVASGGKDKVLKLWQH; this is encoded by the exons ATGGATACTGACGTAGAGCTGCCGAGTTGTATACAAGCTAGATTCATATCAGATTTAGGGGAAGAAACGGGAAGCCCTTTAGATTTACCCCTAAATATAACCAAAGATCAACTAACACTAATTTGCAATGCATTATTAAAAGAG GAGGACAagccatttttattttttgtaaaagatgTAGAAATCACCTCTACTTTACAAGATTCTCTTGACATTTCAAAATTGAACTCTGAAGAAGTTGTAGAAATTATATACCAACAACAAGCTGTTTTCAAAGTAAGGCCTGTCACTAGGTGTACTAG TTCAATACCTGGCCATGCAGAGGCTGTTATCTCAACAAGTTTCAGTCCATCGGGCAAACATTTAGCAAGTGGTTCTGGTGACACTACTGTAAGATTTTGGGACTTAAGCACACAAACTCCACAACATGTTTGTAAAG GTCATTCTAATTGGGTTTTATGTATCAGTTGGTCCCCTGATGGCCTAAAGTTAGCCTCAGCATGTAAACAAGGCAGAATAATAGTATGGGATCCCATCACTGGAAATCAAGTGGGAAAAGTGATGATGGGACACAAACAATGGGTTACAGCATTAGCATGGGAACCATATCTAAG TAATCCGGAGTGCAGAAAGTTAGCCAGCTCCTCAAAGGACGGAGACGTAAGAATATGGGACACAGTAATGGGCATTACTGTTCTCAGTTTAACAGGGCATACAAAAGCTGTTACATGTGTAAAGTGGGGTGGCGCAGGCCTGATCTACACATCATCACAGGACAGAACCATTAAA GTTTGGAGAGCCAGTGATGGTATTCTCTGTCGGACTCTAGAAGGCCACGCTCATTGGGTCAACACTCTGGCACTCAGCACAGACTATGTCCTAAGAACTGGTCCTTTTCATTCAATATTAGACAGATTAGATGCGACTACTGATA AAAAAGTACTACAGCAGAGAGCCTTAGAAAGGTATGAGCAAACATGTCCACAAGGCGTGGAGAGGCTGGTGTCAGGGTCTGATGATTTTACCTTGTTCCTGTGGATTCCAAACAAGGAAAAGCGTCCCTTAGCCAGAATGACTGGTCATCAACAACTCATTAATGACGTAAGATTCTCCCCAGATTCAAG GCTAATTGCATCAGCATCATTTGACAAATCAGTCAAGCTATGGGAATCATCCACAGGAAAGTTTATAACAACCCTGAGAGGTCATGTGCAAGCTGTATATATGGTGGCATGGTCCGCTGACTCCAGACTCCTGTTGAGCTCTAGTGCTGATTCCACCTTAAAAG TATGGAACATGAAAACAAAGAAATTGGAGTTAGATTTACCAGGGCATGCTGATGAAGTATATGCTGTTGACTGGTCTCCCGATGGAAACTATGTAGCTTCAGGTGGAAAGGACAAAGTATTGAAATT atgGCAACACTGA